One window of Bacillus alkalicellulosilyticus genomic DNA carries:
- a CDS encoding AAA family ATPase: protein MKDDRISFLNESFQDISEDMNKALHEKDLDTVDYIFLRTYRLLDRTEEFLVEQVRRQNSWRDTERILAIKASIQMSMSKWNAELAEYYKQDGDKNTAEREWLAALAQPTKDADFFVQYAHVTVENKHLFVHKDIKDNIEFVNRYNIYEVKKCLRRARFSLKAAVSMSGMTDAIGYFIGWIDLLEQEIAERPELVEALSCEEENITIEAALAQLNTLIGLDSVKQRIHEISNWVTFSQLRREGGFKVNDLSLHMVFSGNPGTGKTTVARIVASIYKALGVLKKGHLVEARRADLVAEYVGQTATKTMKVIKEAEGGVLFIDEAYALTRFSGGNDFGIEAIDTIVKEMEDNRSNLVVILAGYPKEMKDFIAANPGLQSRFKFHIDFPDYSLNELTEIMDLLLKDKQYRMKPEAKQIASKLIEKQVIENPTTHGNGRLVRNLLEDAILTKAAQVVDNKVNSRELGELDLIDEEVMRLVKFNGKSKEERNHFLKDGFQ from the coding sequence GTGAAAGATGACCGAATATCTTTTTTAAACGAATCGTTTCAAGACATCTCTGAAGATATGAACAAAGCACTTCATGAAAAAGACTTGGATACAGTTGATTATATTTTTTTAAGAACCTATCGTTTATTAGATCGAACCGAGGAGTTTCTCGTTGAACAAGTTCGAAGGCAAAATTCTTGGAGAGATACTGAGCGTATCCTGGCGATTAAAGCATCGATTCAAATGAGTATGTCAAAATGGAATGCAGAGCTAGCAGAGTATTACAAACAGGATGGAGACAAGAACACGGCTGAAAGAGAGTGGTTAGCCGCACTTGCGCAACCAACTAAAGATGCAGACTTCTTTGTACAATACGCTCATGTGACGGTTGAAAACAAACATTTATTTGTTCATAAAGACATTAAAGACAATATCGAATTTGTGAATCGTTACAATATTTACGAAGTGAAAAAGTGTTTACGAAGAGCTAGGTTTTCACTAAAGGCTGCTGTTTCAATGAGTGGGATGACGGATGCCATCGGGTATTTTATCGGTTGGATCGACTTGCTCGAACAGGAAATTGCAGAAAGACCAGAGTTAGTCGAAGCTCTTTCGTGTGAAGAAGAAAACATAACTATCGAAGCAGCCCTGGCCCAGCTGAATACATTAATAGGTTTGGATAGCGTAAAGCAGCGCATCCATGAAATTAGCAATTGGGTCACTTTTTCACAACTTCGACGTGAAGGTGGCTTTAAGGTTAATGATCTAAGTCTACATATGGTGTTCAGTGGCAATCCCGGTACCGGAAAAACTACAGTTGCTCGTATTGTGGCTAGTATTTATAAGGCTTTAGGTGTATTAAAAAAAGGGCATTTAGTCGAAGCAAGACGTGCAGATTTAGTCGCTGAGTATGTTGGACAAACAGCAACCAAAACGATGAAAGTCATTAAGGAAGCTGAAGGCGGCGTGCTATTTATTGATGAAGCCTATGCCTTAACAAGGTTCTCAGGTGGAAATGACTTTGGAATAGAAGCTATCGATACAATCGTGAAAGAAATGGAAGACAATCGTTCGAACTTAGTGGTCATCTTAGCTGGATATCCAAAAGAAATGAAAGATTTCATTGCTGCCAATCCAGGTTTGCAATCTCGCTTTAAGTTTCATATCGATTTCCCTGATTACAGCTTGAATGAGCTGACAGAGATTATGGATTTGTTACTTAAAGACAAGCAGTACAGGATGAAACCAGAGGCTAAGCAGATCGCCAGTAAGCTCATTGAAAAGCAAGTGATTGAAAACCCTACTACACACGGTAATGGAAGACTCGTTCGTAATCTTTTAGAAGATGCGATTTTAACAAAAGCCGCCCAAGTGGTTGATAACAAAGTCAATAGCCGAGAGTTAGGGGAACTTGACCTCATAGACGAAGAAGTAATGAGACTTGTAAAGTTTAACGGAAAATCCAAGGAAGAACGTAACCACTTTTTAAAGGATGGATTTCAATAG
- a CDS encoding tetratricopeptide repeat protein: protein MRETDNYYEILQVSETATAQEVKRAYYKMVRIYPNETHPEQFKILTKAYKTLFDDNKRAEYDRSQRDDGVYQELQQQVLDEYDRENYYSALSLLQEMNRRYPDDDSVKENIGYCELELKRYDDARRTLMNLYMNNAQNEYVTQLLARLFFEKRDFQKAKSFLRKLIDINPGEANYYLRLSNIHVDLKEYYDAINILEQKFSYSKETPQELPLLTELFFLTDIVDNKQHHQRIVHRIKNVATNQRDKESVMSNLIDICIDIQSDHPGYAELVSIIKDINKGANREVSAWLRDAEASVRQNRNYNNHQPRQQPSYNRQETAATTYSQPIADESRGSIAVAIILGIILSFIGTPILGIIGGFLWYFYAEKILNILGCLVLIIIAIGILAAIL, encoded by the coding sequence ATGAGAGAAACTGATAATTATTACGAGATATTGCAAGTTTCTGAAACTGCAACTGCCCAAGAAGTGAAGCGTGCGTACTATAAGATGGTTCGTATTTATCCAAATGAAACGCATCCAGAACAATTTAAAATCCTTACAAAGGCATATAAAACACTGTTTGATGATAATAAACGAGCAGAATATGACCGCTCTCAAAGAGATGATGGAGTTTATCAAGAACTGCAACAGCAAGTGTTAGATGAATATGACCGAGAGAATTATTACTCAGCTCTATCATTGCTGCAAGAAATGAACCGAAGATATCCTGATGATGATTCGGTAAAAGAAAACATCGGTTATTGTGAATTAGAACTTAAACGCTATGATGATGCAAGACGAACGCTTATGAATCTTTATATGAATAATGCTCAAAATGAGTATGTCACGCAGTTGCTAGCTAGATTGTTTTTTGAAAAACGGGATTTTCAGAAAGCGAAATCCTTTCTGCGGAAGTTAATTGATATTAATCCTGGGGAAGCCAATTATTATTTAAGACTATCTAACATTCATGTTGATTTAAAAGAATATTATGATGCGATTAACATTCTTGAGCAAAAGTTTTCGTATAGTAAAGAAACACCTCAAGAATTGCCGTTGTTAACAGAGTTATTTTTCTTAACAGACATTGTCGATAATAAACAGCATCATCAAAGAATTGTCCATCGCATAAAAAATGTAGCGACAAATCAAAGAGACAAGGAATCTGTGATGAGTAATTTAATAGACATTTGTATTGATATCCAATCGGACCACCCTGGGTATGCTGAATTAGTATCGATCATTAAAGATATTAACAAAGGCGCAAATCGAGAAGTATCTGCATGGTTACGAGATGCAGAGGCAAGTGTAAGGCAAAATCGTAACTACAACAATCACCAACCTAGGCAACAACCATCATATAATCGTCAAGAAACAGCGGCTACAACGTATTCTCAACCTATAGCCGATGAATCAAGAGGTTCAATAGCCGTTGCGATCATTTTAGGAATTATTCTTTCATTTATTGGAACACCCATCCTTGGGATAATCGGAGGATTTTTATGGTATTTTTATGCTGAAAAAATCCTCAATATCCTCGGATGTCTCGTCCTAATTATTATAGCCATTGGGATATTGGCGGCCATATTGTGA
- the grpE gene encoding nucleotide exchange factor GrpE, translating to MIFKKKKKAMAIQQLEQKDVDELLKGLYLLLDLQYTFVCKQFADHFRQIYDSFISTSREGTELAQTWAAELKVSHTNVIEVFLDYLQKRYRGDEMTEKLFTTIRNQLLELKPITELQLKEESPQVTLDFEALFNEIKSEVKKGNRASFKLNQELQDKIEGLTELAPKHVDHNQTKETIEEITIHSKALIDILLKSIDSMDLIYQSALKSELLEWASEIEKTIQSYLDELSAVGIEEIKVLGEFIDGEIMISIGTVPPETAPELEKFQVYSVHQRGFRFKETGKLIREAKVITIY from the coding sequence GTGATATTTAAAAAGAAGAAAAAAGCAATGGCTATACAACAACTCGAGCAAAAGGACGTAGACGAGCTACTGAAGGGATTATACCTTCTGCTTGATTTACAGTACACGTTTGTGTGTAAACAATTTGCCGACCATTTTAGGCAAATCTATGATTCTTTTATTTCAACCTCTAGAGAAGGTACAGAGTTAGCTCAAACATGGGCTGCTGAATTAAAAGTCAGTCATACTAACGTAATTGAAGTTTTTCTAGATTATTTACAAAAGCGCTACAGAGGTGATGAGATGACTGAGAAATTATTTACGACCATTCGCAATCAATTGCTTGAATTAAAGCCGATAACTGAACTTCAACTTAAAGAAGAAAGTCCACAGGTGACTCTTGATTTCGAGGCATTGTTTAATGAAATTAAGTCCGAAGTGAAAAAAGGAAATCGTGCTTCTTTTAAGCTAAATCAAGAGCTTCAAGATAAAATTGAAGGCTTAACAGAACTAGCACCAAAACATGTTGACCACAATCAAACGAAAGAAACGATAGAAGAGATTACGATTCACTCAAAAGCTTTAATCGATATTTTGTTAAAATCGATCGATTCAATGGATTTAATCTATCAATCTGCTTTGAAATCTGAGTTGCTAGAGTGGGCTTCAGAGATAGAAAAAACAATTCAATCGTACCTAGATGAATTAAGTGCAGTTGGAATAGAAGAAATAAAGGTTCTTGGTGAGTTTATAGATGGTGAAATCATGATAAGTATAGGAACTGTTCCACCAGAAACAGCTCCCGAACTTGAAAAATTTCAGGTCTATTCCGTTCATCAACGGGGATTCAGGTTTAAAGAAACCGGAAAATTAATTCGTGAAGCAAAAGTAATCACTATTTACTAA
- a CDS encoding VOC family protein, with the protein MVPQRVSLVTIGAYDLQKLRQFYHDLGWEQTEFSSDNYAAFKTAGVIVTLFPIQQLAEDAGIEITQNVESYRGVTLAINVDSPEEVDRTIAEIKKIGGTILREPSDAFWGGRTAYFADPENNLWEVAWNPSSVFDERGAMISF; encoded by the coding sequence ATGGTACCACAACGAGTCAGTTTAGTAACGATAGGAGCGTATGATTTACAGAAATTACGACAGTTTTATCACGACTTAGGATGGGAACAAACTGAATTTAGTTCGGATAACTATGCGGCTTTTAAAACTGCTGGAGTTATCGTGACACTCTTTCCAATACAACAATTAGCAGAGGATGCTGGCATAGAAATCACTCAAAACGTAGAATCTTACCGTGGTGTGACGCTTGCGATAAATGTAGATTCACCAGAAGAAGTAGACCGGACAATCGCAGAAATCAAGAAGATAGGTGGAACCATTTTAAGAGAACCAAGTGATGCGTTTTGGGGTGGAAGAACTGCGTATTTTGCTGACCCAGAAAACAACTTGTGGGAAGTCGCATGGAATCCTTCGTCAGTGTTTGATGAAAGAGGAGCAATGATTTCATTTTAA
- a CDS encoding dienelactone hydrolase family protein gives MKKQKEIRKQLFNLLGETPAPIKVSGQTISTIQTDDYIIETLSLDLNGIEDVPAYFVRPTNATGKTPAVLFAHSHGGYYHVGKNELTEGNEYLQNPSYAKELSKLGYSALCIDMWAFGERRGRTEREIYNEMLWSGQVMWGMMIFDQLQALDYLCSRPDVDETRIASLGMSMGGTMSWWLAALDERIKVCIDICSLCDYESLIETRGLDLHSQYYYVPKLLQHFTTAKINRLISPRPHLSLAGIYDPLTPRKGLDIIDQELKREYAEAGSSEAWKLLRYPIEHFETAAMRKEALSFLTTNL, from the coding sequence ATGAAAAAACAAAAAGAAATACGAAAACAACTCTTTAACCTATTAGGCGAAACCCCAGCACCTATAAAGGTTTCAGGGCAAACGATAAGTACCATACAAACCGATGATTATATTATCGAAACGTTGAGTCTTGATTTAAATGGCATCGAAGACGTTCCTGCTTATTTTGTTCGCCCAACTAACGCAACTGGAAAAACGCCGGCTGTTTTATTTGCTCATTCTCATGGCGGGTATTATCACGTAGGGAAAAATGAATTAACTGAGGGAAATGAGTATTTACAAAACCCATCTTATGCGAAAGAACTTTCGAAACTTGGGTATTCAGCCCTATGCATCGATATGTGGGCGTTTGGGGAAAGACGAGGTCGTACAGAACGGGAAATTTACAATGAAATGCTCTGGTCAGGTCAAGTGATGTGGGGGATGATGATTTTTGACCAACTTCAAGCGCTTGATTACCTATGCTCACGCCCAGATGTCGACGAAACGAGAATCGCTAGTCTTGGTATGTCTATGGGAGGAACGATGTCATGGTGGCTAGCAGCTCTTGATGAACGGATTAAAGTCTGTATAGATATATGTAGCCTATGTGATTACGAGAGTCTCATTGAAACACGTGGACTTGATTTACATTCTCAATATTACTATGTCCCTAAGTTGTTGCAACATTTCACAACGGCGAAAATTAACCGATTAATCTCACCTCGTCCTCATTTAAGTCTAGCAGGCATATATGACCCACTAACCCCAAGAAAGGGGTTAGATATCATCGACCAAGAACTAAAGCGAGAATATGCCGAGGCCGGTTCATCTGAGGCATGGAAGCTATTACGCTACCCTATCGAACATTTTGAAACAGCAGCGATGAGAAAAGAAGCTCTCTCGTTTCTAACAACCAACTTATAA
- a CDS encoding GyrI-like domain-containing protein, producing the protein MTIVPKDICEKEEIKVIGFSIIESLNSVLEHKTVRMLREELTKRKHEVKNKRREGIYLIQIYPAKGEWTPDVPYEHIVGIEVKSLEEIPDGMMGHIVPAGRYANFVHKGPESAIGKTYDLINQYSLRPFDIEYWDDIETLENQNSHIDIYIPVTQKL; encoded by the coding sequence ATGACAATCGTACCAAAGGATATTTGTGAAAAAGAGGAAATAAAGGTAATTGGTTTTTCTATCATCGAGAGTCTTAATAGTGTGTTGGAACATAAAACAGTGAGAATGTTACGAGAAGAGCTGACAAAAAGAAAACATGAAGTGAAGAATAAGAGGAGAGAGGGAATCTATTTAATACAAATTTATCCTGCTAAAGGTGAATGGACACCTGATGTGCCGTATGAACATATTGTTGGTATAGAAGTAAAATCATTGGAAGAAATACCGGATGGGATGATGGGACATATTGTTCCTGCAGGACGTTATGCGAATTTTGTCCATAAGGGACCAGAATCAGCAATTGGTAAAACATATGACCTTATTAATCAATATTCACTAAGACCCTTTGATATTGAATATTGGGATGATATTGAGACACTTGAAAATCAAAATAGTCACATTGATATTTATATACCTGTTACGCAAAAACTTTAG
- a CDS encoding VOC family protein — protein MVKTKLIFDGGFIMIPSEQFQEGVEWYRKHMGWELIDTVLTPIGAKAFFKLPGGGQANLKSFELDHEHFTPEEYNEGHSRFCFSTDSLEKAKDYFSEHEIPFSETFTLPDGQMAIDIKAYANVRLTLCQELESNDTYPESRVATYSKTPIWYGVRNLQEATAWYTEHLGLTVAQTDYTNKGFVLLGDKDGHHIWLQQLSANDPMPKANPGARAYFFIENRNEFIESQKSLRTQGIYASEPVGERWMGYHFYDPDGNRINVWNFY, from the coding sequence ATGGTAAAAACAAAACTTATTTTTGATGGTGGATTTATTATGATACCAAGTGAACAATTTCAAGAGGGAGTTGAATGGTATCGTAAGCATATGGGCTGGGAATTAATAGACACCGTTCTAACACCAATTGGTGCGAAAGCCTTTTTCAAACTACCAGGTGGAGGGCAAGCAAATCTAAAGTCCTTTGAGTTAGACCATGAACATTTTACACCTGAAGAATACAATGAGGGACATTCTCGTTTCTGTTTTTCTACGGATAGTTTAGAGAAAGCCAAAGACTATTTCTCTGAGCATGAGATTCCTTTCTCTGAGACATTTACGTTGCCAGATGGACAGATGGCGATTGATATCAAAGCATATGCAAATGTTCGCCTTACACTTTGTCAGGAGCTGGAGAGTAACGATACATACCCTGAGAGTCGGGTAGCTACTTATAGTAAGACTCCGATTTGGTATGGTGTTCGTAACCTACAGGAAGCAACAGCCTGGTATACAGAGCACCTTGGATTAACAGTAGCCCAAACGGATTATACGAACAAAGGCTTCGTATTATTAGGGGATAAAGATGGCCATCATATATGGTTGCAACAGCTTTCTGCAAATGACCCTATGCCTAAAGCAAATCCAGGTGCTAGAGCTTACTTTTTTATAGAAAACCGAAATGAATTCATTGAATCACAGAAAAGTCTACGTACACAAGGAATTTATGCATCCGAACCCGTAGGAGAACGTTGGATGGGCTATCATTTTTATGACCCCGATGGGAACCGTATCAACGTCTGGAACTTTTATTAA
- a CDS encoding Hsp70 family protein, with protein MTIIGIDLGTTNSAIAYLKDGKPHIIENKNGHRTTPSVFQIDRKGEIKVGPIAKKEYPSYPRETVLEVKRLMGTEEKVTVTGKEYRPEEISAHILRYLKASAEDFLGTEVHEAVITVPAYFSDSQRKATQKAGELAGLKVERIINEPTAAAIAFGIENMDKDQHILVYDLGGGTFDVSVVELFDGVVEVKASAGDNNLGGMDFDNTLADYVINEFKKEKGIDLLSIGSEDEILQRKARIKEEAENVKKTLSTQTTASFTLQYIAIHNNMPLSLDLEISRTQFERLIRDKAESTLEHVEKALSDASLAIADIDEVLLVGGSTRIPLIQELVEKKFSKPLRKDLNPDEAVALGAAVQGGIKSGELDSAQGLMVIDVCPYTLGTEVVKYIGGQPMPGYFDPIIPRNSTVPITESKIYSTISDNQDSVSIPVYQGDDEDIYVKEEKLLSKDIILDGIPARPAGEEKIEVKFSYDINGLLQVEATVISTGKKKTGVIRTQLGVMTDQEVAASKERMEQEWNQSELYHEVKNVINRAEKMIDEVDSSERQKIEGLLANLRNALEKNDTVAVKKYEDELTDLLIELV; from the coding sequence ATGACAATTATAGGAATAGATTTAGGAACAACAAACTCAGCAATTGCTTATTTAAAGGATGGAAAACCTCATATTATTGAAAATAAAAACGGTCATCGCACGACACCTTCTGTTTTTCAAATTGACCGAAAAGGTGAAATAAAAGTAGGTCCAATCGCGAAAAAGGAATATCCGAGTTATCCAAGAGAGACGGTATTAGAAGTGAAACGTCTCATGGGTACGGAAGAAAAAGTAACGGTAACGGGCAAAGAATATCGTCCAGAAGAAATCTCAGCTCATATCCTTAGATATTTAAAAGCATCTGCTGAAGACTTTCTTGGAACAGAAGTTCATGAAGCCGTCATTACCGTACCTGCTTATTTTTCAGATTCACAACGTAAAGCAACTCAAAAGGCAGGAGAGCTAGCAGGGTTAAAAGTAGAGCGTATCATTAATGAGCCAACGGCTGCTGCGATTGCTTTTGGAATTGAGAATATGGACAAAGACCAACATATTCTTGTCTATGACCTTGGCGGTGGAACATTTGATGTGTCTGTTGTTGAGTTATTTGATGGTGTCGTTGAAGTAAAAGCGAGTGCAGGAGACAATAATCTAGGTGGAATGGATTTTGATAATACACTTGCTGATTATGTCATTAACGAATTTAAAAAGGAAAAAGGAATTGACCTGCTATCCATTGGCTCGGAAGATGAAATTTTACAACGAAAAGCTAGAATAAAAGAAGAAGCAGAAAACGTGAAGAAGACGTTATCGACACAAACAACAGCTAGCTTTACGCTTCAATATATTGCCATTCATAATAACATGCCATTGTCACTTGACCTTGAGATTAGTCGAACCCAATTTGAACGTTTAATTCGAGATAAAGCAGAGTCTACATTAGAACACGTTGAAAAAGCACTAAGTGATGCAAGTTTAGCGATTGCTGATATTGATGAAGTGCTATTAGTTGGTGGTTCTACTCGAATTCCACTTATTCAAGAGCTAGTAGAGAAGAAGTTTTCTAAACCATTACGAAAAGACCTGAACCCAGACGAGGCGGTAGCCTTAGGTGCTGCAGTACAAGGTGGAATTAAAAGTGGTGAGCTAGATAGCGCACAAGGATTAATGGTTATTGATGTTTGTCCATATACACTAGGGACCGAAGTTGTGAAATATATCGGTGGACAACCAATGCCAGGCTATTTTGACCCGATTATTCCAAGAAACAGTACGGTTCCTATTACAGAAAGTAAAATCTACTCTACGATCTCTGATAACCAAGATTCTGTAAGCATTCCTGTGTATCAAGGTGACGATGAAGATATTTATGTAAAAGAAGAAAAGCTGCTCTCAAAGGATATAATCTTGGACGGAATTCCAGCACGTCCTGCGGGGGAAGAAAAAATAGAAGTGAAATTTTCCTATGATATTAACGGCTTACTTCAAGTTGAAGCGACTGTCATTAGCACAGGTAAGAAAAAAACAGGAGTAATTCGAACTCAATTAGGCGTTATGACCGACCAAGAAGTAGCTGCTTCCAAGGAAAGAATGGAGCAAGAATGGAATCAGTCTGAGCTTTACCATGAAGTGAAAAATGTCATTAATCGTGCAGAGAAAATGATTGATGAAGTAGATAGTAGTGAGCGTCAAAAAATCGAAGGATTGTTAGCGAATCTTCGAAATGCATTAGAAAAAAACGACACAGTAGCTGTCAAAAAATACGAGGACGAGTTGACTGATTTATTAATTGAACTAGTTTAG
- a CDS encoding tetratricopeptide repeat protein: MLENHYGILEITSKANQMEVKKAYAKKIREFPNEKYPDQFMLIRRAYEVLSNEKSRKEFDTMATYGEEIQKYQQRASESLQHENFLEAIHNLKKILLIEPSLLSVRNQLGLAFLYNGDVDKGMRQFEKLVKEEPHHATYWYNLGSAYENKNQNDKAIDIYRRALELDPQDPTIIFTICDVFVRMNDYSKATATLLQVLDTKENEGFRRFMYIFKLLQLSILAKKVTDMEQTLYEIEELLHVYPEEKQYVAQQFGTFAFQLFKYKWYKWAYYLTEKGVELDPDNMDLRELHERTLGNKQLYAEFELMEKDEKIMSSLKHLLYLYLFGDELEEEQFNDSLDTAYSNVQFDALHEPKLVIANVKRIDIKYSTVFSKRKDFFTELLSLAIERKELHDRGHCKS; the protein is encoded by the coding sequence ATGCTAGAAAATCACTATGGCATACTTGAAATAACATCCAAGGCCAACCAGATGGAAGTAAAAAAGGCCTATGCAAAAAAGATTCGAGAATTTCCAAATGAAAAATACCCAGACCAATTTATGCTCATTAGAAGAGCATATGAAGTACTAAGCAATGAGAAGTCTAGAAAAGAATTTGATACGATGGCAACGTATGGTGAAGAAATACAAAAGTACCAACAACGGGCTAGCGAGAGCTTACAGCATGAGAATTTTTTAGAAGCCATTCATAACTTAAAGAAAATCCTACTAATTGAGCCGTCGCTGTTAAGCGTTCGTAATCAGCTCGGACTAGCATTCCTTTACAACGGAGATGTAGATAAAGGGATGAGGCAATTTGAAAAACTAGTAAAAGAAGAACCACATCACGCGACATACTGGTACAACTTGGGGTCTGCTTATGAAAATAAAAATCAGAATGATAAAGCAATCGATATCTATAGAAGAGCACTTGAGTTAGACCCTCAAGACCCTACTATTATATTTACGATATGTGATGTGTTTGTTCGTATGAACGATTATTCAAAAGCAACCGCGACATTACTACAGGTTCTAGATACAAAAGAGAATGAAGGCTTTCGGAGATTTATGTACATATTTAAGTTATTGCAACTATCTATATTGGCAAAAAAAGTAACAGATATGGAGCAGACATTATATGAAATCGAAGAGCTTTTGCATGTGTATCCAGAAGAAAAACAGTACGTTGCCCAACAGTTTGGAACATTTGCGTTTCAGCTTTTTAAATACAAATGGTATAAATGGGCTTATTATCTCACAGAAAAAGGTGTGGAATTAGACCCGGATAACATGGACTTGCGAGAACTTCATGAGCGGACGCTTGGTAATAAACAGTTATATGCTGAGTTTGAACTGATGGAAAAAGACGAAAAAATCATGTCATCACTAAAACACTTACTTTATCTTTATTTATTTGGAGATGAACTTGAAGAAGAGCAGTTTAATGACAGCTTAGATACTGCGTATAGCAATGTTCAATTCGATGCACTTCACGAACCTAAACTAGTGATTGCCAATGTGAAACGAATTGATATCAAATATTCTACGGTTTTTTCTAAAAGAAAAGACTTTTTTACTGAGTTATTATCATTGGCCATAGAACGTAAAGAGCTTCATGATCGAGGCCACTGTAAAAGTTAA
- a CDS encoding tetratricopeptide repeat protein codes for MQNTIKRYNEALVFIQEEKYEAAAHYLEIVLKKFPTHSLSRWTLGLLHVLTGYPHRALSQWTSITDNEIEGVEEKSREIEKLLPEYDSIYDCYNRVISHIRDEQFELALQEMKGELLQKDLPLPTSCYEAYLLLLLLNEQVDEAEQVYHSLAAYQKQCSSIQRIHVVIEEIRNSQGSQRTVNIKRLLYTSGLVASLLVGALAMKALAPKEMIEVAAEPLLVVAPQTEVYEEMLADLDKQVHQLEETQAELETELQLVQEFKQEVEDVISVTEINWDDLVFQAAKISYENGMNAFKSGEYELASQAFEESIQMNVSYYFSDDAFFFLLQSKLRINNEDPSIEPLIDRFLQSDTRQLQESPYVDDVLLLKAQLLLNAGQKTEGIALLEKITSDYTDDWTGQHAYALLRDIIGGSYERN; via the coding sequence ATGCAGAATACAATAAAGAGATACAATGAAGCTCTCGTATTTATACAAGAAGAAAAGTATGAGGCAGCCGCCCACTATTTAGAAATTGTGCTTAAAAAATTTCCGACACATTCACTTTCGCGATGGACTTTGGGACTATTACATGTCCTAACAGGATATCCGCACCGTGCCCTTTCTCAGTGGACTTCAATAACCGACAATGAAATTGAAGGAGTTGAAGAAAAGAGTAGGGAAATTGAGAAGCTCCTTCCAGAGTATGATAGTATTTATGATTGCTATAATCGTGTAATTTCACATATCCGAGATGAGCAATTCGAATTGGCATTGCAAGAAATGAAAGGGGAGCTTTTACAGAAAGACCTTCCTCTTCCGACTTCTTGTTATGAGGCGTATTTGCTGTTGTTGTTGTTAAATGAGCAAGTTGATGAAGCGGAACAGGTGTATCATTCCTTAGCCGCTTATCAAAAACAATGTAGCTCCATTCAAAGGATTCATGTAGTAATTGAAGAGATTCGTAACAGTCAGGGAAGCCAACGGACAGTCAATATTAAGAGATTGCTATACACTTCTGGATTAGTAGCATCCTTGCTAGTAGGAGCATTAGCAATGAAGGCTTTGGCCCCAAAAGAAATGATTGAGGTGGCAGCTGAGCCTCTTCTTGTCGTTGCACCACAAACAGAAGTGTATGAAGAAATGCTTGCTGATTTGGATAAACAAGTCCATCAACTTGAAGAAACACAGGCTGAATTAGAAACGGAATTACAGCTTGTGCAAGAGTTTAAGCAAGAAGTGGAAGACGTGATATCGGTCACTGAAATTAATTGGGATGACCTTGTCTTTCAAGCTGCAAAGATTTCTTATGAAAATGGGATGAACGCTTTTAAAAGTGGGGAATATGAGCTGGCTAGTCAAGCGTTTGAAGAAAGTATACAAATGAATGTAAGCTATTATTTTTCTGACGATGCCTTTTTCTTTTTACTACAATCGAAATTGCGTATAAATAACGAAGACCCATCGATTGAACCTTTAATAGACAGGTTTCTTCAAAGTGATACAAGACAATTGCAAGAGTCGCCGTATGTCGATGATGTCCTGCTATTAAAAGCGCAGCTGTTATTAAATGCTGGACAAAAGACAGAAGGAATTGCTTTGTTAGAAAAAATTACTTCCGATTATACAGATGATTGGACCGGCCAACATGCATATGCGCTTCTACGAGACATTATTGGAGGTAGCTATGAGAGAAACTGA